The Candidatus Hydrogenedentota bacterium genome includes a region encoding these proteins:
- a CDS encoding DNA adenine methylase translates to MSNRVTRKIVIPRPFLKWVGGKGQLLGELLKQVDGLGTFHRYHEPFVGGGALFFELMRTGRLPATKAYLSDNNANLIAAYHGVRDDVDRVIALLIQHKRKHSERHYYDVRARVPKDEYEQAARIIYLNKTGYNGLYRENSKGEYNVPFGRYANPAICDEDNLRAVSKALQKARIENRHFETVIDCAKPGDFVYFDPPYHPISKTASFTAYDRGGFGEDGQRLLANVARELGKRGVHVLLSNSMTPLVRELYAKFTIDEVLASRSVNSRADRRGKISEALIRNF, encoded by the coding sequence ATGAGTAATCGCGTCACGCGCAAGATCGTTATTCCGCGGCCGTTTTTGAAATGGGTAGGCGGAAAAGGGCAACTGCTCGGCGAATTGCTGAAGCAGGTCGACGGCCTCGGTACGTTCCACCGCTACCACGAACCCTTTGTCGGCGGCGGAGCGCTGTTTTTCGAACTCATGCGTACCGGGAGATTGCCGGCGACCAAGGCGTATCTTTCGGACAATAACGCCAATCTCATCGCGGCGTACCACGGCGTGCGCGACGACGTTGACCGCGTGATCGCGCTGTTGATCCAACACAAACGCAAGCACTCAGAACGCCACTATTACGATGTGCGCGCCCGGGTGCCGAAGGACGAATACGAACAAGCCGCCCGGATCATCTACCTGAACAAAACGGGGTACAACGGTCTCTATCGCGAGAACAGCAAGGGCGAGTACAACGTCCCTTTCGGCCGTTACGCGAACCCGGCGATTTGCGACGAGGATAACCTGCGGGCCGTATCCAAAGCGCTTCAAAAAGCGAGGATAGAGAACCGGCACTTTGAGACGGTGATCGATTGCGCGAAGCCGGGTGATTTCGTGTACTTCGATCCGCCGTACCATCCGATATCGAAAACGGCGTCTTTCACGGCATATGACCGTGGAGGATTCGGCGAAGATGGGCAGCGCCTTCTTGCGAATGTTGCCCGCGAACTCGGCAAACGCGGCGTGCACGTGCTGCTATCCAACTCGATGACGCCGCTTGTCCGTGAACTCTACGCGAAGTTTACGATAGATGAAGTTCTGGCCAGCAGAAGTGTCAACAGCCGCGCGGACCGTCGCGGAAAAATCAGCGAGGCGCTTATTCGCAACTTTTAG